One window of the Candidatus Krumholzibacteriota bacterium genome contains the following:
- a CDS encoding N-acetyltransferase: MIDPDAFIHPQAIVENDDIGPGTRVYAFVHILPGAVIGSDCNINDHCLIEGDVVLGDRVTVKCFNYLVEGITAEDDVFLGPSVVYTNDINPRSKRYPEKFERIYIKKNASIGANSVLLGGITVGRYALVGIGSVVTRDVPDHALVYGNPARQHGWACHCGNRLIPAKEGKEGSFSCSCGNSYTIAGGEVTLTGSGSGGER; the protein is encoded by the coding sequence ATGATCGACCCCGATGCCTTTATCCATCCTCAGGCTATCGTCGAAAACGATGATATCGGCCCTGGGACAAGGGTCTACGCGTTCGTGCATATACTGCCGGGGGCGGTGATCGGATCCGATTGCAATATCAATGATCATTGCCTGATCGAGGGCGACGTGGTGCTTGGTGATCGCGTAACTGTAAAGTGTTTCAACTATCTCGTGGAGGGGATCACCGCCGAGGATGATGTGTTCCTTGGTCCAAGCGTCGTCTACACGAATGATATCAATCCAAGAAGCAAGAGATACCCCGAGAAGTTCGAGAGGATCTATATAAAGAAAAATGCTTCGATAGGGGCGAACTCTGTCCTCCTCGGAGGGATCACAGTCGGCCGGTACGCTCTGGTCGGGATCGGTTCGGTCGTGACGAGGGATGTTCCCGATCATGCCCTTGTCTATGGTAATCCCGCGCGGCAGCATGGTTGGGCATGCCATTGCGGGAACCGGCTCATTCCCGCAAAAGAGGGAAAAGAAGGAAGCTTCAGCTGCTCCTGCGGAAATTCTTATACCATAGCAGGCGGAGAGGTGACCCTGACCGGGAGCGGGAGTGGAGGAGAGAGATGA
- a CDS encoding NAD-dependent epimerase/dehydratase family protein — MDRFNGKKTLITGGLGFVGSNLAARLAGLGAEVTIVDAMLPGYGGNLFNINGIENEVIVNFSDIRDKHSMNHLVKGKDYIFHLAGQVDHILSLTDPYPDIDINIRGSAVLMEAIRENAPEARVVYTGTRGQYGPAVHLPVNEEAQMNPKGLYELTNLTAEKMMLIYNDNHNIASTVLRLTNIYGPRAQMRHSRYGVVNWFVRVALDGGTIKVFGKGDLKRDFLFIDDAVDAILLSSLDEKAVGEVFNVGRDIPSDFLELAKMIISIAGTGKWEFAPFSPERAAQEPGHFYSDITKIRNTLGWQPETDLETGLRSTIDFYRAHRGHYWE, encoded by the coding sequence ATGGATAGGTTCAACGGAAAGAAGACGCTGATAACGGGAGGACTCGGATTCGTAGGCTCGAACCTCGCCGCGCGTCTCGCGGGGCTCGGAGCCGAAGTGACGATCGTCGACGCGATGCTTCCCGGATATGGAGGCAACCTCTTTAATATCAATGGGATCGAGAATGAAGTGATCGTTAATTTTTCCGACATCCGCGACAAACATTCAATGAACCATCTGGTCAAGGGAAAGGATTATATCTTTCATCTCGCCGGACAGGTCGATCATATTCTGTCGCTGACCGATCCGTATCCCGACATAGATATAAATATCAGGGGGTCGGCCGTTCTGATGGAGGCGATAAGGGAAAATGCTCCCGAAGCCCGCGTAGTATATACCGGAACGAGAGGACAGTACGGCCCCGCCGTTCATCTGCCCGTAAATGAAGAGGCGCAGATGAATCCCAAGGGGCTGTACGAATTGACAAACCTGACCGCCGAGAAGATGATGCTTATTTATAACGATAATCACAATATCGCGTCGACAGTCCTGAGACTTACCAATATTTACGGTCCAAGAGCCCAGATGCGCCACAGCAGGTACGGAGTGGTAAACTGGTTCGTGCGAGTCGCCCTGGATGGCGGGACGATAAAGGTCTTTGGAAAAGGAGACCTCAAAAGAGATTTTCTTTTTATAGACGACGCCGTCGACGCCATACTCCTTTCCTCTCTCGATGAGAAGGCTGTCGGCGAAGTCTTTAACGTGGGAAGGGATATTCCGTCGGATTTTCTCGAACTGGCTAAAATGATAATATCGATCGCGGGTACGGGAAAATGGGAATTTGCCCCCTTCAGCCCCGAACGCGCCGCCCAGGAACCGGGGCATTTTTATTCAGACATAACCAAGATCAGGAATACTCTCGGCTGGCAGCCTGAAACGGACCTTGAAACGGGGCTGCGAAGTACGATAGATTTCTACCGGGCCCACCGCGGCCATTACTGGGAATGA
- a CDS encoding glycosyltransferase family 2 protein → MKNLSILVPVYYNEATLEALYARFLGVEQKLAAKAKLEFVFVDDGSKDGSRKVLRGLHAKDPEKVRLIFLSRNFGSFNAILAGLNHVEGDCTAIISADLQDPPEILVDMYQRWEEGEQTVMAVREDRKDPLFSRIFSAVSYTLLRRLALPEFPRGGFDFVLIDRKVREVLVDINERNTSLMGLIVWVGFRQSEISYTRGERGGGKSMWTFWKKVKYFIDSILAFSFAPIRTMSAIGSVLGILGIAYAIFLIISKFTFGIAVPGWTALMVAVLVLFGIQFISLGVIGEYIWRTLDGVRDRPAFIVDEIIEKETEDSREEDR, encoded by the coding sequence ATGAAGAACCTTTCGATCCTTGTCCCGGTCTATTATAACGAAGCGACTCTCGAAGCTCTCTACGCGAGGTTTCTCGGGGTAGAGCAGAAGCTTGCGGCAAAAGCGAAACTCGAGTTCGTCTTTGTCGACGACGGATCGAAGGACGGTTCTCGCAAGGTCCTGAGAGGGCTTCACGCGAAGGATCCGGAAAAGGTCCGCCTGATATTCCTTTCTCGCAATTTCGGATCGTTCAACGCGATCCTTGCCGGGTTGAACCATGTGGAAGGAGACTGCACGGCGATAATATCGGCCGATCTCCAGGATCCTCCCGAAATACTGGTCGATATGTACCAGCGCTGGGAAGAGGGAGAGCAGACGGTGATGGCGGTCCGCGAAGACCGCAAGGACCCTCTTTTTTCCCGTATATTCTCCGCCGTCTCCTATACGCTTCTTCGAAGACTCGCGCTTCCTGAATTTCCCAGGGGCGGTTTCGACTTTGTCCTGATCGACAGGAAGGTCAGAGAGGTGCTGGTGGATATAAATGAGAGAAACACCAGCCTGATGGGGTTGATCGTATGGGTGGGGTTCAGGCAGTCGGAGATATCATACACCAGAGGAGAAAGAGGCGGCGGCAAATCGATGTGGACGTTCTGGAAAAAGGTTAAGTATTTCATCGATTCGATCCTGGCGTTCAGCTTCGCTCCGATACGGACGATGTCGGCAATTGGATCTGTGCTTGGCATCCTCGGAATCGCCTACGCGATCTTTCTGATAATAAGCAAATTTACTTTCGGTATAGCCGTTCCAGGCTGGACGGCACTGATGGTAGCGGTACTGGTCCTTTTCGGAATACAGTTCATATCGCTCGGCGTGATCGGCGAGTATATATGGCGGACCCTCGACGGTGTCCGTGACCGGCCTGCTTTCATCGTTGATGAGATAATAGAAAAAGAAACCGAAGACTCGCGGGAGGAGGATCGATGA